The DNA window GTGCATCTGGCGCTCTCGCCGGTGGTGGACATCGCGCGCGATCCGCGCTGGGGCCGCATCGAGGAAACCTATGGCGAGGACCCCTATCTCTGCGGGGAAATGGGCGTTGCCGCCGTGCTGGGCCTGCAGGGCGAGGGGCGTGAACTGCCCCCCGGCAAGGTCTTTGCCACGCTGAAACACATGACCGGTCACGGCCAGCCCCAGAGCGGCGACAACATCGCCCCCGCGCCGATCTCCCAGCGCGAATTGCGCGAGAATTTCCTGCCGCCTTTCCGCGCTGTGGTGAAGCGCACTGGCATCGGTGCGGTGATGCCCAGCTACAATGAGATCGACGGTGTCCCCAGCCATCAGAACCGCTGGCTGTTGACGGATGTGCTGCGCGGCGAATGGGACTTTGATGGCGCGGTGATCAGCGATTACGGCGCGGTGCCGGAGCTGGACACGATCCATCATGTGGCGGGTGATCTGGAAGCGGCGGCGCGTCACGCTCTGGCCGCGGGCGTGGATTGCGAGCTGCCCGACGGACTGGCGTTCCGCACGCTGGTCAGCCAAGTGCGTGAGGGCAAGGTGTCGCAAGCGGCGGTCGATACGGCCTGCGCGCACATGCTGACCCTGAAGTTCCGCGCCGGGCTGTTTGAAAACCCCTTCGCCGCGCCCGATTTCGACCGGCTGACCGGCAATGCGGAAGCCCGGGCTCTGGCTCTGAAGGCGGCGCATCGCTCGATCGTTCTGCTCAAGAATGATGGCATTTTGCCCTTGACGGCCGGTGCTCACAAGCGCGTGGCGGTGATCGGGCCCAATGCCGCCGTGGCACGTCTGGGCGGCTACAGCAGCGTTCCGCGTCAGGCGGTTTCTTTGCTGGAAGGCGTGAAGGCGCATCTGGCGGGCAAGGCGCAGGTGGAGTTCGCCCAAGGCGTTTTCATCACCCAAAGCGAAGACCGTTCCAGCGATGAGGTGTTGCTGGCCAATCCAGCCCGCAACCGCCAACTGATCGAGGAAGCGGTGGCTCTGGCGCAAAAATCCGACGTCATCCTGCTGGCCATCGGCGACACCGAACAGACTAGCCGCGAGGGTTTCGCCAAAAACCATCTGGGCGACCGCACCAGCCTCGATCTGGTGGGCGAGCAGAATGAATTGTTCGCCGCGCTGAAAGCCACGGGCAAGCCTGTGGTGGTCTGCGCGATCAATGGCCGTCCGCCAAGCTATCCTGCCGTGGCGGAGGGTGCCAATGCGCTGCTGGAATGCTGGTATCCGGGGCAGGAGGGCGGCACGGCAATGGCCGATATTCTCTTCGGCGCGGTCAATCCCGGCGCCAAGCTGCCCGTGACGGTGGCGCGCAATGCGGGGCAGATCCCCATCTTCTACAACCGCAAGCCCAGCGCCCGGCGCGGTTATGTTTTCGAGGATATTTCGCCGCTGTTTCCTTTCGGCTTCGGCCTCTCCTACACCAGCTTCGAGATCGGCCAGCCGCGCCTTTCCGCGCCGCAGATCGGCACGGCGGGGCAGGTGGTGGTCAGCACCACCGTGCGCAACACCGGCACCCGCGCGGGCGACGAAGTGGTGCAGCTCTACATCCACGATCAGGTGGCCTCCGTCACCCGCCCCATCAAGGAGTTGAAGGGCTTCGAACGCGTCACCCTCGCGCCCGGCGAAAGCCGCGAGGTCCGTTTCACCCTCGGCCCCGATGCTTTCTCCTTGTGGGATCTGAACATGGTCGAGCGCGTCGAACCGGGCCGCTTCGACATCATGGTCGGGCCCGACAGCGAAACCCTGCAATCCGTCACCCTCGACATCGTCTGAACAGGACCACACTCATGCCCATCATCACAGGCGCCAAGGTCATCGTCACCTGCCCCGGCCGCAATTTCGTC is part of the Novosphingobium sp. genome and encodes:
- a CDS encoding glycoside hydrolase family 3 N-terminal domain-containing protein, translating into MIRRQLLGGLLASSAMLAATRAGAAATKPLYKDAAAPVDLRVRDLLSRMTLEEKVGQIIALWATKAQVMDDLTFSPKKASAAYPASFGQITRPSDRRGALNGSTQAGGVGARWRTPADTVRFINAVQTWARNETRLGIPVLFHEEALHGYMATGATMFPMAIGLAGSFDRDLMREVQSVIAREVRARGVHLALSPVVDIARDPRWGRIEETYGEDPYLCGEMGVAAVLGLQGEGRELPPGKVFATLKHMTGHGQPQSGDNIAPAPISQRELRENFLPPFRAVVKRTGIGAVMPSYNEIDGVPSHQNRWLLTDVLRGEWDFDGAVISDYGAVPELDTIHHVAGDLEAAARHALAAGVDCELPDGLAFRTLVSQVREGKVSQAAVDTACAHMLTLKFRAGLFENPFAAPDFDRLTGNAEARALALKAAHRSIVLLKNDGILPLTAGAHKRVAVIGPNAAVARLGGYSSVPRQAVSLLEGVKAHLAGKAQVEFAQGVFITQSEDRSSDEVLLANPARNRQLIEEAVALAQKSDVILLAIGDTEQTSREGFAKNHLGDRTSLDLVGEQNELFAALKATGKPVVVCAINGRPPSYPAVAEGANALLECWYPGQEGGTAMADILFGAVNPGAKLPVTVARNAGQIPIFYNRKPSARRGYVFEDISPLFPFGFGLSYTSFEIGQPRLSAPQIGTAGQVVVSTTVRNTGTRAGDEVVQLYIHDQVASVTRPIKELKGFERVTLAPGESREVRFTLGPDAFSLWDLNMVERVEPGRFDIMVGPDSETLQSVTLDIV